TTGAGTAGTCCACCCCGCTTTCAAGAGAAAGATTCTCAAACGAAATACTTCCGTGAGGATGCATATTTGAGTTGATAAATATCATCTGTTTTGGCTTATTGAGCAAAGAGCTGAGTATAAAAGGTGCCAATACGTTGACTTTGAAGATAAGATCTTTTGGAGCTTGATATACCCCGGCATTATGAATGATGGTATCAAAAGAACCAAGAGTATTAAGCTCTTTTGCCAAGTGTTTCACCTCTTGCATATTAGAGAGATCAGCTACTAACACTTTAGCTGATTTTGGCAGAGCATTAGCAACCTCTTCTAAGCGCTTTTTGCTACGGGCATGTAAAACCACTTCATGCCCTAATCGTATTAGCTCTTTAGCTGCCAATAGACCTAAACCGTCTGTTGAGCCTGTTATAAATATCATACTTAAATTGTAGCAGAATCAATTACGTATCTATATCTTGCTTCTTTGTTTTCCACTTTTTTCCAAGCTTCGGTAATCTCTTCCGCTTTAATGATCTCGATCTTCGGATATATCTTGTTTTCGGCACAATAATCTACCACTTCCTGAGTCTCTTTCATACCGCCGATAAGTGAAGCGTTGAAGTTAACTCTGCTAGCAGATAATCCTAAAGCATTTAAAGTGATCTCAAATCCAACAGGCATCCCCACTTGTGTATAAAACCCATACGGTTTCACAACTGAAGCATATGCCGCTACGTCATACTGGTAAGGGATCGTACATATCATATAGTCCATCTGCCCTGCATAGGTATAAAGCTTTTTAGTATCATCTACTACGATCACCTCTTTTGCACCAAAACCTTTAATATCCTCCGCCTTATCGGCAGTTGTTGTAAAAGCATAAACTTCGGCACCTCTACTTACTGCAAATTTTACAGCCATATGCCCTAATCCGCCAATACCTGCAACAGCCACCTTGTCACCTTTTTTAAAGTCTGCTCTCATAATAGGTGAATATGTTGTAATACCTGCACATAAAAGAGGTGCCGCTTCTTTTAGCTCAAGACTATCCGGGATATGTACAACATAGTGGTCTCTTACAACGATTTGTTTTGAGTACCCGCCCTGAGAGATTCCCGTCGGTTCTCTTTTATCTGGATAACCGTATGTAAACAACGTATCGCTTTGGTACTGCTCTTCATTCTCACATGTAGTACATCCGTCAACCATACAACCGACACCTGCACGATCACCCACTTTAAACTTGGTTACATTCTTACCGACTGCACTTACGATACCTGCGATCTCATGACCCGGAACCTGAGGATATTGTTGTGGTCCCCAGTGCCCTTTCATCTGGTGTATATCTGAATGACAGATACTTGCAAACTTGATATCTATTAAAACATCATTATCACCTACTGGACGTCTCTCAAACTTCCATGGCTTGAAAACTCCTGAAGTATCAAATACCGCATACCCCTCTGTTTTTACATAATTATTCATCTTCATTCCTTTCTCTGTTGCTAAAGCTGGACTCCAAAGTACTATTCCCGCACCAATTGCCGCCGAATACTTAATAAAATCTCTCCGAGATTGATTATTAACCACTGTTTCCATCATGCGATCCTTTTCTTTGGTTTTCATATTTCACTATTATAAAACGAATTAAAAAAATCGAATATACAAATAATCCATATAAGATGCCTAATTCTCCAAATTTAGTTTTGTTATAGTGAAATACACTACACTAAATTAATGCAGCTAATTTGCTTGATAGTGCTAAGACTTCTTCTTTCTCATTCAAACCATCAATAAATTTTTTTGGAATACCGTTTATACCCACTTGAGCACCAACTAATGCACCCGTCAAAATTGATCTTGCCTGGTTTTGACCACCCCCATTTAGAGCATGTAAAATAGCAGATTCAAAGTCATTATGAAATCTAGATGCAAGATAATAACTTGCAGGTACAATATGATAAATAGCGCAAGGCATCCCATACACAAGCGATGCTTTCCATGCAGGCTCAATAGTAATATCGGGATCATTTGCGGCTTGTGCTATAAAAGAGGGAGTAAGCAAAGCATCCGGAGATGCAAATAGTCCAATATTGGAAGGGTCTTTACTTCCTGTTTTAGGAGGCTGTAGATTATTTGATGTTACAGTATGAAAAGGAAGGTCACCACTTTTTACCAACCTCATTAGTTTAGTAGAGATATCTTTATCAAGCTTTTCCCCTTGTATTAGCTGTGCTAAAACTGCTCCGTAAGCTACTGTAATAGATCCCACTATATCATCGACCTGTGTCAAAAAAGTGTTGTTCGAAATTGATCTTGCAAGCTCTTTTGGATCAAAAGCATATCGTACAGCTAAGGCTAATGTTCGCTCAATTGCCTCAGTTGTATCTGCTCTACTTCCAACCTCATCCCAAGACAATTTTTGTTCAATCCTTTGTCTGTATATTGCTCTAATCGATTGAGATGTATATCCTCCCGGACCACTAATAGGTGTGCCATCTATTTTAGGAAGAAGATCTTCATCAAGTTTTTTACAAAAGTCTTTTTGAACATATCCACCTTGATCTATGATGGAGCGTATCATTAATTTTAGTATATAGCCTGATTGAGAGAAATTACCTGCTTTTTCATTTTCGTGATATCTCCCTTTTTTAGGTTCGGTAAAAGTATCTATCCATACTCCATAATCTTGATGGAGTTGCTCTATATCATAATACCAATGAGGTCCTAAAGCTAATGCATCACCAATAAATGCTCCTATTATCGCTCCCACTGCCCTCTCTTGAACTGTAATTGACATTTTAACTCCTTGAAATTGAGTTCTAACATGACATATTGTAGCAAGTCTACATAAAAACAGTAAAGTATTTCAAATGTGGAAAATAGATGCAAAAATATAGTAAAATTATCTCAATAGATTAAATTTGTATAGTTTACAATTTCACAATGGTATAAAAAATGGCAAAGAAAAAACAAAAAAGTGTAGAACTTAAAAACCAAAATATAACTTTCAGTCTTGAAAACAGAGATTTCGAAGTGATCCGTTTTTACCCTTCAAAAATGACATTGGATGTGATGATTTTTGAAGACAATATTAAACAAGGTATACAAGAGTTTCCTTTTGCACACCTTCCTCGCAATATAAAAAAGCTAGTTAATCCAAACTAAGAATAAAAAACTTCATGAATGAATTATTTTAACTCTTCCAATATGCCCACTGGTTAATCTTACTTTGATGCCATGTGGGTGTGTCGCAGAATTTGTAAGGATATCTTTTACAACTCCTTCTGTCAATTTACCACTTCTTTGGTCCTGCTTTAAAACAATACTGACATTACAACCTGATTTTATATCTGCTCTTCTTTTCCCATCCATTCTTATTTTTCACCATCTTTTTTCGAGGCTTTTATCATGAACGTACGTGGCTTTCTCTTTGGTTGTGCAAGTTTATTATCAGAATTTCGTTCATTCTTCTTGCTCTCAAAGTCACGTTTTTTATCAAACGGCTTTCTTTTTTTATACTCACTCTCAGAACGTTCTTTTTTATCATACTTTTTCTTATCGCCAAAAGGTTTTCTGTCCCCTTTCTCATCCGAGGCTTTTTTGTCCTGGTAAGACTTATACTTCCTTCCAGATTCGGCACGGCGAGACTGATACTCCGCACGCTCTTCTTCGGTGCGGACCGTTCCGTCTTTATGATGATTACGCTGACGGCGCTTGTTATGATCTGACGGTTTACCAAATTTTTTCTTTTCATAGCGTGGTTTTTGATCACGTTCTGAGCGGTTTTTGAAAGTACGTTCAGTTCGCTTTGGAGATTCTTCTTCAACTGTTTTAACAGGCTCAAACCCCTCTAAATATTTTTGCGGAATAGTCCGACCTAACATTGTTTCGATCTGGTAAAGCAGCTGTGATTCCTCTGCAAGCAGCAATCCGATAGAAAGTTCTTTAGCACATGACAAACGCTTAATGTAATGCGAAGCTTTTGTAGGAAGATCCGCATGGATGATGAGATCAAACTGTTGTGCATCTACGTCCATGATTTCATCATCGGTCATGACAGTAATATTTTCAACCTCTTCAAGCGAGAGGTTCGCCTTATCTGAAACGGCAATGAGAATAGACTTGTCGGCATAATGTGAAATGAGCTGTGTCAACATTTCTTGCTTGCGTGCAGGTTCACAATGATACAACCAGTGATTGTTGCGCTTGATGGTAATAGAAGATAACATGGGTGTCCTTAAAAAAATATCTCGGGCAGATACAAACGAGTGTAGCATTATAGCGGGATTATTACGAAATGACTGCAGAACAACTTGTACCACAACCTGTATCTTTTGGAACATGTTCTAAAATTCAAGTCTATATTGAACAAGGTTTCTAACATACTTTTTTGCTTCAAATATAAGAGTTTGTTGTATCAATAGGCATCTACTTTATAGAGGATATTCCAAGAACAATAAATAAAATCAATAATACAACAACTGTACCCATCCAAAATATAACATTCTTACTCTTACTGGCAATTTCCTTTTCCTTCTGACCGAAAATGCCATTTATATTGCCACCTTGTTCACTACTATCCTCTAAAACTTTTGTTTTCTCAGTATAACATTCTAATGAACTAAACGTATAACTGTAGATATAGACCAATATATAAAAAAGAATCATAAAAGGGATATTGATCTCAAACATATCAATATCTTCCCAAAGTCCAAAAACTTCTCGTACAGAATATGCAAAAATAATACTTCCAATAAAGGTAATGAGTACTTTTAAATAATGAAATGTTACGGTTTCTTCTTTCTGTATTTTGTGATTGCATTCAAGACAGTGTAAACTCTTATAATTTGAGTCTTCTTCTGGAAGCATTTGTGTATGAAGATGATAGTTCCAAATATTATATTGATAATCGCAACATGGGCATTCTTTTTCAAACATCATATCTATTCCTTATGCAGACAATTTTCATATAAAATAGGATTTTGCTCAAAACAATGCTGATAATCACTTTCCTTTGTATTACCACTTTTTATCAAGTTTTCAAGAGATAATATTGTGTTAAAAAGAGCAATTTTACGTTTATGGATTTGTCTTGTATTCATAAATTATCCTTTATTTTCTTCTTCTACTTCATTTAATTTCTTATACATTTTTATGCGCAATATTGACTCATATAAAGCTGATATTGCCAATAAAAGAAAAATAATAATAGCTGTTCCCATAAAATTATTAGTAACATCTAAAGAAGCGGAGAAATTATTAGCTATACAGTTTAGTTCTTCTATATTAGATTCTTTATAGATATCTTTTAGCAGTTTAACTTGAACATAGCTTTTATCGATTTTTTCTTCAATTTGAGGACGATAAGAATAATTGAAAAATATTATTGCAATGAATAAAACAATACTGAATATAATACTTCCTATACTAAAGTAATATGAAGATTTTTTCTTTAATTGCGTATCAGTTAAGCCCATTAGTTTCATCAATAATTCAAACATTTATTCCCTTTTTCTTTAATACAAAAAGAGTATAGCAGAAAAGAATTATAAAAAAATATTATTTCATATTTTTTGCTACAATAAGAAAACCCATGATAAGGTAAAAGTAAATGCAGAAGACTTTTGTTCAGAACATAGATATGTTTTTATTATGGATATTTCTATTTTTCGAAACTAAAGCATTATATAAATCATTACAAGCTTTAGAAGTAATAAGTTTTTTTGACATAATATTTAACTATGCATTTTTAATTCTGATTTTAATAGTAATTAGATTAATAAAAAAAGAAAATTTATTTGTAATTCTTCTGGATTTACTAGAAATTAGACCAAAAAAAGACAAATAATATTCACAAGGAGAAATTTTGAATGGTATTCTAATAATTTTAGTTATCTATCTATTCTTGTTTAACATTATTACTACATTCAGACTTTTTAAAACAGATATGTATGATTCTTTTCAAAAGTCTGTTCAAATTTTAATTCTATGGATTATACCGCTTATGGGAGCAGCTTTTATCGCCCATTTTCTAAATGATGAACCTTTAGTCTTATCAGAAAAGTTTCAAAAGTATGTTTTACTTATCAAGTTCTTACTATTACCATTCATGATTAAAGTAAGCTCAAATCTTGATAAAGAAATAGGTAATAGTAATGATGGTTATCAAGCAGAGTTCCCTGTATCAAATATTGGTGGCGGAGATTAAAGAATGAAATGGTTAAGTGAAAGATTAGTTGTATTATTCGTAGGTGTTTCAATGGTTTATATTGGGTACCTTATTGTATACGTTCAAAAATTTTATATGCATGGCTACTATGTTGATTTTTCAGATCCATATTTGCATTGGCCAATAGGTTTCATTACTGTCGTATTTGGAGTATATACAATATTAACTGCTATTACTTATAAATACAAAGCATGTATAGATGATATAAAAGACTAAACATGAAAAATGAAATATATATAAGCCTTTCAATCTACGATGCTAATAATGAAGAAATAACAAACCTTTTAAAAATAACTCCAACGAAAAGTGCTAATAAAGGAGAGTTGATTACCCAAAAAGGAACTATCTTCTATAAACGCAATATCTGGAAATATGAAAGTGTTTTTGAAAATATAATTCATCTTGAATCTGTATGTGAAAACATACTAGAATTTTTTGAACCAAGGAAAAAAGAACTAATTATGATAGGAGAAAAGTATGATATTGAATTAAGTATTGCTGCCTATTTAAAAGAAGGAATACCTTCAATACATCTTACAAAAGAACTCATTAGTTTTATCTATACTATTAATGCTGAAATAGATATTGATATCTACAATTTATAATAATATTTTTAAAAAAAATGAATAGAAAAACTATAATGTCCCCAATAAAATAGATTGTTACTAAAACAGTAGATTTTGGCTAAGTTGATTTTCTAATAATTATTATATAATCCATTTAGGATAAAACTAGTAATAATCGATTCATACAATTAAAAAGGGTTCTAAAATCACATGAATATTATCCGTCTTCTCTTTTTTCCATTAGTGCTTCTAACAATACTGATGATCTTTGTAAAAAGCGGAGATGATACAGATAAACAACCTTTATCAAAAGAATCGATTATCCTTGCTTTTGGTGACAGCTTGACCGCTGGATACGGAGCATCTAAAGGTAAAGACTACCCTTCACAACTTCAACGTCTTAGTGGCATAAAGGTTATTAATGCCGGTATATCGGGAGAAGTTTCTGCTGATGGTTTAAAGCGGCTTCCAGAGTTGCTTGAACAGTATAAACCTCAAGTGGTCATACTTTGTCACGGGGGTAATGATATTTTGCGAAAAAAATCGATGCACCAACTACAAGAGAATCTTCGCCAAATGATAATTTTAATTCAAAACAATGGTGCTGAAGTACTGCTTGTCGCTGTTCCCAATCTTAGTTTATTTGGTTTCTCTCCACTACCACAATATGAAGTTCTTGCAGATGAGTATGATCTTATGTTTGCCGAAAATGTACTAAGTGATGTTTTGGGAACGAACAAACTAAAAAGTGACAGGATTCACCCTAACGATCAAGGTTATAAGGTGATGGCTGAACGTTTCCATGAGATTTTATCGGATGAAGGCTTACTGAATTAATTGTTTGATTAAAACTATCTCAATATATTAAATTTGTATAGTTTACAGTAATGTAAAAATTACCCCTTTTTGTCCAGTTTTATTTTCCTGTCTTAGTATAATCTCTTCTTTACCTATTACATCAAACCCGTTCTCCTTACATAAAGATTCCACATACTCCATAGTGTGAGAAAACCTTCCACTTTTTGCTAATTGATGATTTGATGTATTGGTTTCTGATGAAAGTTCAATTGTAAATATAAAATAACCATTATTGCTAAGAGATTTTTTCACACTAGAAAAAACACCTTGCAGGTCTCCAATATATATGAAAACATCTGCTGCTATAATTAGGTCAAATTTTTTTACATTTTTAAAAAGAAAATCATGAATATCATTTATGTAAAGTGTAGTATAGATCTCTTTTTTTCTTGTCTCCTCTATCATATTAGTAGATATATCTACCCCAACTAAATTAGGAAACAAATCTACAATGTTTTTTCCTAATAGTCCGGTACCACATCCTAAATCCAAAACTTTTGAATCTCTAGGAGGATTTAAAAACTGTAATTTTTTTCTTATAATAGTTGGTACCTGATAGTTTAGTGAATTCATTAAATGGTTTTCAAAATGATCAGCATAACGATCAAATAGATCTTCAACATATTCTGAAGAGTATTTACTGCTTGTTTCTCTATTTAGCGATGCTAATAGATGATTTGCTCCTGGATGCTCTTGTCGTTTTTCTAGTGTTTTATGAAGATACTCGAGCATTTTTTGTTCATTTTTCATTTTTCTATAGCATTGTGCCATTGAAAAAAGAGCATCATAAAAATCAGGGAAGATTTTTATTGCCTTTTGTAAATAAAAAAGAGACTGTTCGTACTTATTAAGTTTATCATAGACGTCAGCTATTTGGTGATAGCATTTATAACAATTATTATCTACTTTAATTGCTTTTTTTAAATATACAAGTGCATTTTTGTAATCTTTATTATTTTTATAAGAGTTGGCTAGATTAAGATAATCATCACTCTCACTAGAGTCGAGTTTAATAGTGGGTTGTTTTTTCATATTGCAGCTCCAAAGGACTGAGCTGCAGAAAATATTAATTAAGTGTTAAATCAAAAAAGATAAAAATAGGCTCTGGAGAAGTATAGCATTTAAATCTTTAACAGTAAAGGGTTAAATTAATATTATGAAAGGTATGCTCCCCCGCTTACCGAAAGATAAGCACCCGTTACCTGAGCACTCTCATCTCTTACAAGAAAACTGATAGCATTAGCCACATCTTCAGGTTTTGAGATCGTCTGTGTTGGTGTCATTGAACGGATAAACTCTTTAAACTCCTCTGGAGCTTCACTTGTTGCATCTGTTAAAACTAAGCCCGGTGCTACAATGTTTGATGTAATGCCGTGTGCTCCCAACTCTTGAGCAAGGTACTTACTAAATGTATCAAGTGCCCCTTTTGCAGATCCGTGAGCGATGAAACTAGGAGCTGGAGTTTCCGATAATGTACTAGAGATAAATACCAAACGACCAAACTTTTTCTCGATCATTGAAACTGTTGCATGTTTTGCACATACGTACGATGCATGCATCTCATCGTTTAACTTTTGAGAGAACTCTTCCCAGCTTTGATCCACAAAAGGTTTTTGTGTAAAGTTCATATTTGCATTTGATACTAAAATGTCTACACCGCCATGATCTTTTGCAATAGTTTCAAACATAGATGCCACTTGAGCATCATCTCTTACATCAGCTTGGATGGCATAAGCTTCACCACCTTCAAAGTTGATCTCTTTTGCCAGTTCATTTGCAACTTCAACACTATTTACGTAGTTAATAAAAACTCTGTAACCGTTTTTTCCTAACTCTTTTGC
Above is a window of Sulfurimonas marina DNA encoding:
- a CDS encoding SDR family NAD(P)-dependent oxidoreductase codes for the protein MTKRNVLITGGARGIGAATAKELGKNGYRVFINYVNSVEVANELAKEINFEGGEAYAIQADVRDDAQVASMFETIAKDHGGVDILVSNANMNFTQKPFVDQSWEEFSQKLNDEMHASYVCAKHATVSMIEKKFGRLVFISSTLSETPAPSFIAHGSAKGALDTFSKYLAQELGAHGITSNIVAPGLVLTDATSEAPEEFKEFIRSMTPTQTISKPEDVANAISFLVRDESAQVTGAYLSVSGGAYLS
- a CDS encoding ADP-ribosylglycohydrolase family protein, which gives rise to MSITVQERAVGAIIGAFIGDALALGPHWYYDIEQLHQDYGVWIDTFTEPKKGRYHENEKAGNFSQSGYILKLMIRSIIDQGGYVQKDFCKKLDEDLLPKIDGTPISGPGGYTSQSIRAIYRQRIEQKLSWDEVGSRADTTEAIERTLALAVRYAFDPKELARSISNNTFLTQVDDIVGSITVAYGAVLAQLIQGEKLDKDISTKLMRLVKSGDLPFHTVTSNNLQPPKTGSKDPSNIGLFASPDALLTPSFIAQAANDPDITIEPAWKASLVYGMPCAIYHIVPASYYLASRFHNDFESAILHALNGGGQNQARSILTGALVGAQVGINGIPKKFIDGLNEKEEVLALSSKLAALI
- a CDS encoding DUF4279 domain-containing protein codes for the protein MKNEIYISLSIYDANNEEITNLLKITPTKSANKGELITQKGTIFYKRNIWKYESVFENIIHLESVCENILEFFEPRKKELIMIGEKYDIELSIAAYLKEGIPSIHLTKELISFIYTINAEIDIDIYNL
- a CDS encoding arylesterase, which produces MNIIRLLFFPLVLLTILMIFVKSGDDTDKQPLSKESIILAFGDSLTAGYGASKGKDYPSQLQRLSGIKVINAGISGEVSADGLKRLPELLEQYKPQVVILCHGGNDILRKKSMHQLQENLRQMIILIQNNGAEVLLVAVPNLSLFGFSPLPQYEVLADEYDLMFAENVLSDVLGTNKLKSDRIHPNDQGYKVMAERFHEILSDEGLLN
- a CDS encoding alcohol dehydrogenase catalytic domain-containing protein, coding for METVVNNQSRRDFIKYSAAIGAGIVLWSPALATEKGMKMNNYVKTEGYAVFDTSGVFKPWKFERRPVGDNDVLIDIKFASICHSDIHQMKGHWGPQQYPQVPGHEIAGIVSAVGKNVTKFKVGDRAGVGCMVDGCTTCENEEQYQSDTLFTYGYPDKREPTGISQGGYSKQIVVRDHYVVHIPDSLELKEAAPLLCAGITTYSPIMRADFKKGDKVAVAGIGGLGHMAVKFAVSRGAEVYAFTTTADKAEDIKGFGAKEVIVVDDTKKLYTYAGQMDYMICTIPYQYDVAAYASVVKPYGFYTQVGMPVGFEITLNALGLSASRVNFNASLIGGMKETQEVVDYCAENKIYPKIEIIKAEEITEAWKKVENKEARYRYVIDSATI
- a CDS encoding SDR family NAD(P)-dependent oxidoreductase; its protein translation is MIFITGSTDGLGLLAAKELIRLGHEVVLHARSKKRLEEVANALPKSAKVLVADLSNMQEVKHLAKELNTLGSFDTIIHNAGVYQAPKDLIFKVNVLAPFILSSLLNKPKQMIFINSNMHPHGSISFENLSLESGVDYSTSKLQLLMLALAIGRRVPELYLNSVDPGWVPTKMANYSAPDSLEEGSATQVWLASSQDADLNKKYFYHMKEAAYDSKADNIAAQDQLIKKCEEMSGVEFLYSYKGLI
- a CDS encoding methyltransferase domain-containing protein; its protein translation is MKKQPTIKLDSSESDDYLNLANSYKNNKDYKNALVYLKKAIKVDNNCYKCYHQIADVYDKLNKYEQSLFYLQKAIKIFPDFYDALFSMAQCYRKMKNEQKMLEYLHKTLEKRQEHPGANHLLASLNRETSSKYSSEYVEDLFDRYADHFENHLMNSLNYQVPTIIRKKLQFLNPPRDSKVLDLGCGTGLLGKNIVDLFPNLVGVDISTNMIEETRKKEIYTTLYINDIHDFLFKNVKKFDLIIAADVFIYIGDLQGVFSSVKKSLSNNGYFIFTIELSSETNTSNHQLAKSGRFSHTMEYVESLCKENGFDVIGKEEIILRQENKTGQKGVIFTLL
- a CDS encoding YwbE family protein; this translates as MDGKRRADIKSGCNVSIVLKQDQRSGKLTEGVVKDILTNSATHPHGIKVRLTSGHIGRVKIIHS